One region of Chelonoidis abingdonii isolate Lonesome George chromosome 14, CheloAbing_2.0, whole genome shotgun sequence genomic DNA includes:
- the TFAP2C gene encoding transcription factor AP-2 gamma — MLWKLADNVKYEEDCEDRHDGSSNGNPRLPHLSAVSQHLYSPAPQLSHSGTSDFQPPYFPPPYQPLPYSQSSDPYSHLGDPFSINPLHQPPPPPPSQQQPAWPSRQSQDPTGLVHHARPGLVPHLSALESGSAGGRRETYRRSELLLPHGHGLDASTLAENLALHEMAHQMEEVPNVEDQHLLMHDQTVIRKGPISLTKNSSLSLPCQKDGLIGVVINPNEVFCSVPGRLSLLSSTSKYKVTVAEVQRRLSPPECLNASLLGGVLRRAKSKNGGRSLREKLDKIGLNLPAGRRKAANVTLLTSLVEGEAVHLARDFGYVCETEFPSKAVAEYLTRPHLGRNEMANRKNMLLAAKQICKEFTDLLTQDRTPLGNTRPSPILDPGIQGCLTHFSLITHGFGSAAICAAMTSVQNYLNEALKIADKTYMNTGDQSPAETNKNIDKMDKHRK, encoded by the exons ATGTTGTGGAAACTAGCAGATAATGTCAAATATGAAGAGGACTGTGAG GACCGGCACGACGGGAGCAGCAATGGGAACCCCAGGCTCCCCCACCTTTCCGCCGTCAGCCAGCACTTGTACAGCCCGGCTCCGCAGCTCTCCCATTCCGGGACGTCCGACTTCCAGCCCCCCTACTTCCCACCCCCCTACCAGCCTCTGCCTTACTCCCAGTCCAGCGATCCCTACTCCCACCTCGGGGACCCCTTCTCCATTAACCCGCTCCaccagcctcctccccctccacccagccagcagcagcccgcCTGGCCCAGTCGGCAAAGCCAGGATCCCACCGGCCTGGTCCATCACGCCAGGCCTGGCCTGGTCCCTCATCTCTCGGCGCTGGAGAGCGGCTCGgccgggggcaggagggaaaccTACAGGCGCTCTGAGCTCCTCCTGCCCCACGGACACGGGCTGGACGCTTCCACGCTCGCCGAGAACCTGGCGCTGCATGAGATGGCTCATCAGATGGAAGAGGTGCCG AATGTGGAAGATCAACACTTACTAATGCATGACCAGACAGTCATTAGAAAAG GTCCCATTTCATTAACAAAAAACAGCTCGCTGAGTCTCCCCTGCCAGAAGGATGGATTAATTGGAGTGGTGATAAACCCCAATGAAGTGTTTTGTTCTGTTCCGGGGAGACTTTCTCTGCTGAGTTCCACATCTAAATATAAAGTGACAGTAGCAGAGGTTCAGAGAAGGCTCTCACCTCCAGAATGTCTAAATGCTTCCTTGCTAGGAGGAGTACTCAGAAG AGCCAAATCTAAAAATGGTGGCAGATCATTAAGGGAAAAACTGGATAAAATTGGCTTGAATCTTCCAGCTGGTAGAAGGAAAGCCGCAAACGTGACATTATTGACATCTTTGGTGGAAG gtgAAGCTGTACATCTTGCTCGTGACTTTGGTTATGTATGTGAGACAGAGTTTCCTTCCAAAGCAGTGGCCGAATATTTAACCAGACCACATTTGGGCCGTAATGAGATGGCTAACAGGAAAAATATGCTTCTTGCTGCAAA GCAGATATGTAAGGAATTCACAGACCTCCTCACTCAGGATAGAACTCCTCTTGGAAACACTAGACCTAGTCCAATCTTGGACCCTGGCATCCAGGGCTGTTTGACTCATTTTAGCCTGATCACGCATGGCTTTGGGAGTGCTGCCATCTGTGCTGCCATGACATCTGTCCAGAACTACCTAAATGAAGCATTAAAAATAGCAGACAAAACATATATGAACACTGGCGACCAAAGTCCTGCAGAAACCAACAAAAACATTGATAAAATGGATAAGCACAGGAAGTAA